The genomic DNA aaaaaagacaagaaataattataattaaataaagtatGTCGGTTGattgaatatattaaaaactctcttgtctctctttctctatctctaatCCTAAAAATACCCAAATTAAATTCCTTCTTAGGGTCACAATCGTCGCTCACTTCTAAGAAGATGTCAACACAATTTATCGATAAGAAATTAGGTGaattaatctctttctttctttctcatcggattcttcttcattcttttcgTTGATTTCTGCATCTGATTGCCTCAATTTGCTTTTGCgcagctttttttttggtctttccCAAtttcaatttcgtttttttttatgaacattcTCCAAAATCTTACCTTGTTATTTTTTGATAGAATAGAGTAGATTTGAGTTTCTTGGTCCGATCTTGTTAGTCACCGGAATGATCTCTGTTCGTTTTGTGTCAATGCTCtcattgttgttgatttataaagtttcaatctttgattTATTTGTAGGGTGAAACTGAGTTTGGGTCAAATCACAGGAATGGATTTCGTAAACAATCTTGATACCGACACTTCCCTCTCCATTCTTTCTTGTCTTGATGATCCTTCTGATATTGTCCGTGCTAGTGCTGTCTCACGCTCCTGGCGTCAATTTGGTAATCCTCATACCTGTGTTGTTTCAATGTAATCTGAGTTATCTCTGTTGAATCTTGATTATGCTGAATTTTAATGTTTCgagaatggttttttttttttttttggcatttgtAGTGATTAATTACAATCTCTCCAAGAATCTATGCTTGAAGCTGTTCCATGAGCTATCTAATGTGAGTCATATAGTAGAAGAAACACATAATGAGTCCTCCGAAGCCGGGTCAAGCAGTGTTATGGACACACGGCTACTTGAGAAAGAGCATCGGGCTTACGCCTTATTGGCTAGAGGATGCACGTCCTCCCCTATCCAAAGCTGTATTGCTGATGCCATCGTAGCTTCTAGTACTGATAATTTCCCTGCTGAAAGCATCTCGAACACACTCGACGAACCTGATCGGATTGGTGAAACCCCTTCATACTGGTCGAGTACAGGGCAACACAAAACTTCGGTGCCTGAAACGCTTCTTTACAGGTTGATGGGTGATTTGTGTGTCATTACCGAATTCAAAGTTCAGCCTTTCCAAGGTAACAACCCCCCTTTGTCAAATGTTTCTCTGATTCTCTCTCTAATTGAGATTTTTGTTGCTTTAACGGTTTACACACTTTCTGTAGCTTTTTTCCAGCGCGGTCATCCGATATACTCTTCACATTATGTTCGTATCCGGTTGGGTCACCACAAGAATGACAACTCACCACAGTACAACAATTCAGAGGATAAAAAAGGTGAGCCAGGAAAGAGTTATGTTGAAAGCAACTATGTATGGACTTACACTTCACAAGAGTTTTCGATGGCTCAGGTGTGTTACAAGTTACAAAGTCACTGTCTTCCTTGGTATAATATATAAAGCTTGTTTCCTGAACTGTGATGATGGTTTCTATGAGTAGGAAAATCTATTGCAGACCTTTAAGCTTCCAGAACCCGTTCTTTGCATTGGTGGGTATGTGTTAGTCGAGTTTCTAGGTCGAGTTCAGACACAAGAAATGGATGGCCAATACTATATATGGTACATCTTCTCTCCCTTTTGCTCTAGGCTTGTTTAAAAACTTTACAACTTGTGCAATGTGAAAGTAGTTTATGTTGGTTGTCTTTGCAGCGTGTCGCATGTTAAAGTGATGGGAAGATCACTAGCACAATCATTTCGAGTGCAGAATGTGGATGACTGTGGAAAATTTGGATTGAAGGTTTTGAGTTACAGTGATCCAAAAGATATGGTTGTGATGGATGCAGAGGAGGACGAGATGGATGCAGAGGAGGTTGAGATGGATGCAGAGGAGGAGCAAGACCAGTCTAGAGGGATTAGAAGCCTTGAACAGCTCTTGAATTACTTGCACGGGCATCCTCTTGATGTCGTGGACATCGAGTATGTTTTGCCTGAGTCTGACAACGAGGATGCTGAATCAGACGATGAGGTTTAATTACTAGTTCCAGTTATTTTGGCTTTGTTTTTAAATGAACCTTTAGGTGTTTTTCATCTTTTGCGAGCGGTTTTAAAGCTTCTTCTCCAGCCATTTTGGCTCgggtttttttatattatatttcatcTTATTAATAAAACCGAGTGTTACAGTTACAGACCTTAACAGAAGTTAACAGCTATTTTGGCTCTCTCTTCCCTTTTTGTGTTGTAAAAGATTGTCAAGTTTCGGAAATAATGTTgtaaaacaaaggaagaaaggTTTCTAGTTTGTGCCGTTAACTTGTCATTCCAGAGACTCGATCAATGTTTTGAACATCTAGCAACCATAGGAGTTTATTGGAATTTTCAAGAAACCACACTTACTATAAATCACAAACGAATATCTCATAAGCATTGTTCACGAGACAGCCGCAGAGCAATGCGGATCTTCATAACTTAAGGTTTGCTCCTGATCTGAACCCTGTCCCTCCTCCAGATCCAATTCGAGGTCAGAGAGGCTGATTCCATCCTGCATCAGTTCTTCATCTAACGCTTCATGTGCCTGCACTTGTAGCTGAACAGCAACATTCTTGTTTGAGGACTCCCGCGGACTCAATGTGATTTCATGAGGCCCCTGAGACTCCTCAACGCTCTCCAAAGGATGAAAATCTCGCTCTTGGAATTCATATTCCCCTGTCCAAGACCAAATTTGGTTACTTCAAGTACCATAGGCGACCAAGACTAGGATTAAAATAACAAGAAGTTTCACATCATTAATACCAAATCTCAAAGCAGAACCTGAATCTTAAGTAACCTTAAAACAATTGCATAAATAACTTCCAAGATACAATATTATTTGTGAACTGAGAGACTCACCATAAGCAACAGAATCGGTAACAGGTTGAGTGGACAACGTTTCTAGTTCTTCCTCCATACAAACCGGTTCTGGCTTCTTTTTCTCACTACCTTCTCCAATTTTCTTTATCTCTGTTGGTTTTTTTAGTGTTGGctttttctaaataaatcatAAGAGTTTGCACATTGGTTGATATAAGTTACAAAAAAAGGAGATCGATCAGTGAAACTCACCTATATTTGGGACAGCTtgtaaagttttcttttgtaagtCATCTGCGCAAATGAGCTTTACCTTCTTCTGTTGTCCTAAATCAACGCAACAATCCTTTTCTGTCTGTTCTCCAGTGTCTCTATCGGCTCTTTTCTTTCTGTATTTACCTTGGTTAAGTTCATCTGCATAAAACAAAGTTTAGTAAACCTCAACAGCGAACAAAAACGCATCAGGAGATGAAGTGGAGATGTTTACCATCTGTTTCTCTGAACTCATTCTGCATTTCTGGACATCCCAGTTCTGGCTTCTTTGTTATAGCTTCATTGTTCTTGTTACTTTTCTTAAGCTCATCATCAAGTCTCCTGACTGTAAACTGGCACAGAATTTCTAAGCAGTGTTCCACGAGCGGCTTCGCCAGACGTAATTCGGCACCTCTGCGCCGACATTCTACAATGGAATCGTCTTTCACACATGCACCCAAAACTGTTAACACACAGAGAGAACAATGATTAAAAGCTAGCATCTCCCATGATTGTCATGAAAACATAGGAGTCAGAAGCAAGGATTAAATTAAGGATCTCATCCGACTTGTTATGTAAAACATGGATATATTTAGCGTCTCAAACTTTTTCATGAAAACATTAACCACCAGAAGCATGGATTAGGGACATGTTTTGCTTACCAACAACCGGAATCTCACAAATCAACCTGATTTTATCAAGAAGTTCGTACTTATTTATCTCAATCAAGCGGAGCTCTGCCAGTACAAGATCaatctttttatctttgttattgatgaaaagCGGCAAATCATCAGCTCTTGTAGTAGCCACAACTGTGACATAAAATTAAACGTAAACAAACCAGTAGGGTGCTcagcaataacaaaaaaaatgcgaGATGGTTTTATCAGAATCATTATTTCTAGCATTGGGTGGTGATATACCTTCATATCCGGATTTGCGAATCATCTCTGACAGATTCGCCAGCCATGTCGCATCGCTGTCCAATagcaaaaaacaaattttatctgAGAATCTCTCTGTTGCTTTAGTATTTTCCATATTAAGATCCTCTTCTCGGTTCAGAAGCCTCGTAGAAGTAGATAAGACGAGACACTTACTCGCATGAAAATACACACAAAGCGGCTTTCATAAGCGGAAAGAACAAAATCTAAAGTGCTTAAATTGAAATTCATTCGCAAACGTATCAAGAGCTAAACCTGGACCAAGATACATTTCATAGATGCAACTCCGAGTCGCCACGTTTCACCATGCGCTGCGTTGCAAAAGATTCTAGTCAGAACCTACCATACATAGAGATAGTCACTGAAATGAAAAGTACTAATAAACGTGTTCATCTGACGGATACAAGCAGTCCACGGTTCTTTTCTTGGTCATATATGCAATATGTCAAAGTATATGATCTTCAGTTCATATAAGATTGGACGAACTGCAAATCAATCAGTCAAACAAATAAATCTTGCTTATGTATACTTAGTAAGAACTTTCAAATAGACACTTCACaattctaaccaaaaaaaaagctgaaattTATCAGGAAACAAAGCTTTGAAGATAACTATCAAGTATAAACTGTGCAAAGAAACCAGAAATTGAGTGCAAATATGAAGAGATCGTGCAACATAATTTGTGACCGTGACCAAAAATATGGCTATTGAATCAAAGCATAGTTAGCTTGCAGAATGGGCTCATGTCATCGGTGTCGTGAGCCCATTCTTAAAGCTAACTATTTTTAAGACATCAGAGCTTTTGCGGTGCAGTGCGTGTTTCCTGTGAATATGCTAAAGATATGCCGTTGCAATAATGGCTGGATGAGTGTATACATGACATGCTGTTTAAGGATTCATGTTCACACTTGTAGCAAACAATAGGAGGTAGAATTACAGGGCCAAAacgcaaaaagaaaaactgaataAAACCATTACCTTTTCACCAGTAATCGTTCGGCGTCACCTTTGAAGACAGACTGGTTAAGTTCAACGCAATTATCTCATTTAGTCCATCCAATTATTCAACAgcctctttctcttcaatcagcCAATCTTGTACTTCTCATGATTCTTCTCGCTCGCCACGACTACCACAAGACCTATGCATATCCTATAGTCTGCACGAAGTATCTCCGCACATTTATGGATGTCtttcacaaaataaagtttGGGAGAAACAACTGCAGTCAAATAGAAAAACGTCTAAACAAAAGCATCTGGACAAACCTTTTGGGTACCAGTGATGGGAACCTGCGCACAAACAACAACGTAGCCTTGATCACACACTTAGCCCCAAAGACGAGGCATCCTGTCAGAAGTGATAGGAGCATTCACATGGCCTTCACTGTTTAGCTGAGCACAGAACCAAAAACCAGAAATTTACTGAGCATGTAGTGAGAAATAAGgtaaaaccaattttttaacagatttatcaacaaaattaaagaacacGCAAACTCATTTTTTACCAATTGTGATAAGTTTTTAATAACAATAAGTAACTTTTCTTTAGCAGTACCGACTACAATAGACATCGCAAGGTCACTGTACCTTGTGACTAGACACATGAACTAAGGATATAGCAACCCTCCAACAAACCTTTTGAGTTTCgattaaaaaatgataaactaACAAGCACGNTCCGCACATTTATGGATGTCtttcacaaaataaagtttGGGAGAAACAACTGCAGTCAAATAGAAAAACGTCTAAACAAAAGCATCTGGACAAACCTTTTGGGTACCAGTGATGGGAACCTGCGCACAAACAACAACGTAGCCTTGATCACACACTTAGCCCCAAAGACGAGGCATCCTGTCAGAAGTGATAGGAGCATTCACATGGCCTTCACTGTTTAGCTGAGCACAGAACCAAAAACCAGAAATTTACTGAGCATGTAGTGAGAAATAAGgtaaaaccaattttttaacagatttatcaacaaaattaaagaacacGCAAACTCATTTTTTACCAATTGTGATAAGTTTTTAATAACAATAAGTAACTTTTCTTTAGCAGTACCGACTACAATAGACATCGCAAGGTCACTGTACCTTGTGACTAGACACATGAACTAAGGATATAGCAACCCTCCAACAAACCTTTTGAGTTTCgattaaaaaatgataaactaACAAGCACGTAAGCAGAAGCTCCAAATCTTGCTACACGTAGAGCGAAACATCCTAGGTCCCACATATTTTGTCTTATACTCTACCaactaacttaattatattaagCAAAAAAACTCTGTTCCTTTCTTTCTCTCAGCCTGTTATCATCTTGAGATCTTCATCAAGAAACTGCGTCTCTCTTTCCATAAATTCACATCAGCCACACATAAATACATCTTAACACTCCTAAGCATTTCACTAGCCCACTTACCTCGTCcaagatattttctttttgcttaagACACTTTCTTATCGTCAGTTCAGTGTTTTTCAAGTTCAGCTGCGTACCTGAGCCAGAAAGTGTATCAGGATGGAACTAAGGCCGAGAATGCTCAAAGACTGTCTCTTGGAAGATTCCAATTCCTGTTCCTCAAACGGGTTCAAATCGATGCCCAGACGGCCTCCTCTCAACCCTTTCACAATGATACCAAAGAGgaaacaatctaatgcattgcAGGCTGTGATTAACGCCGTGAAGAACCTCCGTTCCAACGCCGTTAAATCCGCTCCATCGGGGATCTTACCTAGGACCCTCTCTCGGAGGTTAACATCCAAGAACAAAGCAGAAAACCAAACAAGCATCACTGTTGTTCGGGTTAAAGACATCGTGCGGTGGAGTTCGTCTAAGGACCTGCATGAGGACAGATCACATTTCGAACTGTCTCCACCTCATCAGTACACAGCCAAGACAGCGAGAACAGCCACGGGATCCTCCACCACAAGCGGCACATCTTGCAGCAGTTGGTGTGACTCGGATTTTACATCGGAGTTTTTACCATCATCATGGGGAAGTAATGTTGAGGAGTGCGGTGAAAAAGAGAGTGTTAAAAACAACTTACACTGCGTCGGCGAAGATTCTTGCACAGCAGTAATAGTCGCCGACACTGAAGTGGGACCTGAGGTAAGAATACTATATttagagaaatggaaactcgtaCTTATAACATTAATTAATCACATAGTTTAACTACTACATgcataataaataaagaaaatacagaatcaaataaaataaagtgacAATGTGATTTTAAGATCTTATGGGTTGACTTTGCTTCAACCATAAGGTCGCCCATGCTGTCTCTAAATGCACGTGCAGCTGtttgttaatataataaattcacATGAAGACAAAACAGAAGCTGGTAGACATATAGAATAGCATTTACAGTACCCACTAATTTCTTTCTGACTACGATATCTAACAATTTATGGAATGGGTCTTTATAAGAGTGGCTCTGCATTAACATTTAATACACTCAAATTATAACACTGTCTACTATAATAGTTGGATGATTTTGGTTGGTCCTAATATGCAATGATCATGGTCAGGAGGACTTACAGTGTGAAAAGGAGCACAACAGCCCTGTCTCAGTGTTTGAGATTCAACATGAGGAATATGACGAAACATCAGACTCTTCCTTCAGTCAATGCCTTGACAATGTGGAAAGTGCGTATAGAAATCCTTCATTGCAATCAAAGCAAGTTctcttcttaaaatttttcaaGACTTCAAAATTCTGAAACAAACGCTATGTGATGATTTTTgcagaaaccaaacaaaagctCATGCAAACGATTCAACGGTTTGAGACTTTGGCCAACATTAGTCCTTTCACTTTGAACGAATGGGCCTCAATGGATGAAGAATCTTGCATGGAAGGAGGACAAGTGACGGATATCAAATATGATGATGAGAATTGTGATACTGTTGATGGAGAGACTGAAGATGAAGACGCTGATGAGACTGAAGAGAAGGCAGCACAGCTATGGAACCGGGTCAAAGAAAGACATGCAACTTGGATCCACGAAGAGCATCTGATAATGGACTACTTCAGAGATGAACTGATGCAAAGGACAAACTCGTTCCACGAAACTCAACACTTTGAGGACCAATTGGTGAGCGAGGCAAAAGGATGGTTACAGGGACAGAGAGAATCAGAGCTCGAACGCGGAACATGTGAGCAGAGGAGACAAGCATGTGCTAGAGAAGTTGAAAGACGAGGCTGGGATGAGAAGCGGATGAAGGAGGAGCACGAAGAGGTTACCACGCAAATTGAGGATGGAATCTTCAGCCTCTTAATGGATGAAACTTTAACTGCGCTTTACCAATGCTGATTCCAGTCACCTGAACATGACAAAAcgcaacatcatcatcaacatcaatgTTTAAGTTACTACTCGCCAGAATGAATCCAGACACAAACAAGATTCTAAAGCTCATTGAGGTGACATAAAGCTTTAGAAATTTAGCAGGCAAGACAGTTTTGATTAGAGCTTGATTTAAAAAGCTTAGATTTTGCTCTGCTTATGTAAGAATGAAGCAAACGAATAATACAATGTACATTAACCTCTAAAACATACACACCTATGTTTATGTTTGCTTCTAATTTGTAGGAGATACAATACAATGTACCTTTTTTAAAATGTCTCTGCATAAGTATAGATCACCAATTGCTATAGGCTATATCAGATGAACCCACGATGAAATTAGAAATTGAAGTCGTGCTAAACGAATAAGCaatagaaacagagaagaaatttcaaaattgtaagaaaaaaattagtatttggGATCATCCGATTCGCGATAAAAAATCCTCAATTTCAAAGGCCATCAATGAGAAACGGTGAAGAGAGGATTGTAAAATTCCGAATTGTtcaaaatcagagaagaaaataaaaatttgaaacacGAGGGAAATAATGGGCTTATTTTTGTCATTCTTATCAAGCCCATTTTGTGTTTGGATATCATTGATGCCCATTATGTTTAGAACAATAAAATGTCTTAGAGaaattaacaaagtttttattgttgacagaaacaaaattacactattgtttttaattttctttttcaatggAATTTCAATTTACTCTTTTTGTGAAAAGTGAAAACGCAACGGGATCTACATGTAAAATTGGACGAGAAAAGTAGAATAGACTAATATGGTATAGGAAAATTTATTTGGCTAAGGAAATAAAACCCTTGCAGATTTAAGAAGgatgattaacaaaaaaaaaacttagataaAAGGAAATTAGGTATCAAAACTAATACGtaaatgaacccaaaaaaaaagataggatAAGATTTTCAAGTAAAGAtaggataacaaaaaaaaggaaataaagtaTTAGACAAGGATTGGTTTAGTATTGTATTATTGTATAAGGATTGTTCGTGTCTTTCTCATCGAACCGACTCTAATACATCGAGATTAAGatctcatcatctttcttcttcgatcCTCAGTTTGTTCATCAATCGAAAACATGGATACAACTACTACGAAGAGATCTTCGGCTTTGTGCTCGTGATATTGACGCTTCTCTTGGGACGTTCTTGTTCAGCGGCTGTCTACAAAGTAAAAAACACGAACTCCGATGGATGGATTGCCAACAAAGACGTCTATGATTGGACCGAGGGTAAGGAATTTTTCCACGTGGgagattctttcttcttcgaatACAATCCCACCTTCAATGACGTTACCCTAGTCTCTGACGCTTTAGAATACGATCTTTGCGACTCCTCTTCTCCTAAAGCTGTATACAACACAGGACACGATGTAGTAACCTTCACCGAACCAGGATATCACTACTTCATCAGCTCAAATCTAGCTCAATGCACTTTGGGACAGAAGCTCGATGTTCTTGTCGTTTATGACCTTTCACTTCCCATTCCTCCACCACAACCAAGCAAGATCCTTCTGTCCGGGATAATCTACAGAGTTGGTGACTTGTCTAAAGTATGGAGCATTTCCTGAAGAGAGTGACTACTACTATAATAGGGCTGAAGATAAATTGTTTCATGTCGGAGACAATCTACAATACGGAAACGAAGTAAACGACGTCTTAGAGAGCAGCGGAGACCTAGAATGTATATTTGGCGACCCTACTTCTCCCCTAGTTGTGCACAGGACAGGCCACGATCTCGTCACGCTCACCAAACCAGAAGCCTACTATTTCATTAGCTTAGAGACAGGCCACTTTGAGGGTGAGCTTCAAATCATTGTCGGACAAACACCCAATGCTCAGAAGGTGTCACCTATAGTCCGTCTCACAAGGTGGTTTCGTTCTTTTAGATCCCATCACCACGAAGTATCCGGATCAACTATACAAGCATATGCATGCTACATTCTGGTTGGATTTGGTTCGAGATTATGTAACTAAAAGACTCTATTAGTTACATACTAGTTTAGTATAGCTAGTTCTTGtctttcattctttctttaGAATTTGTATATCTTGAAGTACTTCCAGTACTACTGTATAATTTTCAGAACCAATTCaataaagaagagattttgCTTCAACGTTTCTACTTATTCTGATCATCATGAGAATTCCCTAACAAACAAAGTTTCATACATTGAATGGACTAATTAAATTTGCTAAAACAGTAAGATATGATTTATACATAATAAgacttgaaaagaaagaaaaccagATTTTTGGGTTGAATTATATGCTTTATCTTTgtattatatatcattattcCCTTTTCTATGGTAtacctggaaaaaaaaatcattctaaATCATATATGATCTTTTCAAAATTGAGGAATCAGTTAAAATGCAGTCATATTGAGCAATCAGGTATGCTCATTCTTGTAATATCAAGAACtgtaattaatgtatatatatagtgttatgAACAAAATGCTGGAGATTAGTATGTACCAACTGGTGCAGTACTTGGAGGTGAGAGTACATTGACTAAGCCTTTGGCTATAGCCATAagtatatttctctatatataaaaaggaagaatcattttgctttccaaattaaatttatatgaacGTAATTAACTAACAAGTTCCACTTTCTGTCATCAAAGTTACATTTGTAATGATCAACTTAGCAAAATTCTCTCACCTTATTTTTATTGTCTTGATGAGGCTAAGACTGGAGATGTCATGCTGAGAAATCAGGTATGCTCATTCTTGTAAAAAAACTTTTGCGGTtacccaaatttgaaagttttgtgATGGTTTAAGATGTGGGAGTTTGAGTTTGAAGCCGTTTCTCTATCACTAATTGTTGTTAACCTAAAATTATTGGCTTTGATAAATCTCATGCATGTGAACTAAAATAATATCAAGAAATGTAGTGATCAAATTAGCAAAATTCTCTCACCTTATTTTAATTGTCTTGAGGCTAAGACTGGGATGTCATTTTGtcaatatatcaaacaaatccAAGCCAATAGCATGAAATTGTCGTCATTTCTAGCTATGATATCTCTATCTATGGATCAAAAAGATAAAGATCATGAAACAAACATACGAGCTCTTTGGGTTTATCTAAAACCATagtaaaagaaataaagaaattatattaaatcagaacgttctttttttttttccaatagaAGTGAATCAAAAGTCATTAAATCTTTACTACtctagaaaaaggaaataaacaaaataaaatcctaaaagGATTAGGAATGGTACTAAAGCATTATATAAACAATGCTAGGCTAGGATCTCTCTTCAAAACTCATCATTcatcaacacaacacaacacaacaaaactctctctctcaatcgagATCTCACAACCTTTATTCTTCCCTTGTCAATTTGTTCATCTAATCATGGCCACAACAATGAAGAAGATCTTCCTCTTTGTGCTGCTGGTGATCACAACCTTGACGGTTCTCTTTGGTTCTTGTTCGGCTACTGTCTACACCGTTGGGGACTCGGCTGGATGGATTGCGAAAGAAGGCTTGTATTACGAATGGGCCAAGGAAAAGGTGTTTTACGTAGGAGACTCTTTGGTCTTCAAATACGATCCCTACGTCAACGACGTTACTCAAGTTTGGGGCGCTTTAGAATTAGAATTCTGCGAGAGTTCTTCTCCTAAAGCCGTCTACAATACAGGACATGATGTGGTAACCTTCACGGAACCCGGAGATCACTACTTCATCAGCTCAAATCAAGCTCAATGCGTACTTGGACAGAGGCTCGACGTCCTTGTTGTTCATGACCCGTCACGTCCtattcctccaccaccaccgagcaAGATCCTTCCTTCTGGGGAAATCTACAAGGTCGGTGACTCTAACGCATGGAGCGTTCCTGAAGAGAGCGACTACTATAACAAGTGGAGTCAGGATAAACTGTTTCATGTAGGAGATAGTCTACTTTTCTTATACGACAAGGAAGTAAACGACGTCTTAGAGATTACCGGTGACCTTGAATTCATAACCTGCGACCCGACTTCTCGCGTAGCCGTGCACAAGACGGGCCATGATCTCGTTACGCTCACCAAACCAGGAGTTCACTATTTCATTAGCTCAGAGACGGGTCACTGCGCCGCTGGGCTTAAGCTTCGAGTTGTGGTCGGACCATTACCCAAACCCGTTAC from Camelina sativa cultivar DH55 chromosome 2, Cs, whole genome shotgun sequence includes the following:
- the LOC104712275 gene encoding F-box protein At4g00755 is translated as MDFVNNLDTDTSLSILSCLDDPSDIVRASAVSRSWRQFVINYNLSKNLCLKLFHELSNVSHIVEETHNESSEAGSSSVMDTRLLEKEHRAYALLARGCTSSPIQSCIADAIVASSTDNFPAESISNTLDEPDRIGETPSYWSSTGQHKTSVPETLLYRLMGDLCVITEFKVQPFQAFFQRGHPIYSSHYVRIRLGHHKNDNSPQYNNSEDKKGEPGKSYVESNYVWTYTSQEFSMAQENLLQTFKLPEPVLCIGGYVLVEFLGRVQTQEMDGQYYICVSHVKVMGRSLAQSFRVQNVDDCGKFGLKVLSYSDPKDMVVMDAEEDEMDAEEVEMDAEEEQDQSRGIRSLEQLLNYLHGHPLDVVDIEYVLPESDNEDAESDDEV
- the LOC104712235 gene encoding putative two-component response regulator-like APRR8 isoform X1, with translation MKCILVQCLVLSTSTRLLNREEDLNMENTKATERFSDKICFLLLDSDATWLANLSEMIRKSGYEVVATTRADDLPLFINNKDKKIDLVLAELRLIEINKYELLDKIRLICEIPVVVLGACVKDDSIVECRRRGAELRLAKPLVEHCLEILCQFTVRRLDDELKKSNKNNEAITKKPELGCPEMQNEFRETDDELNQGKYRKKRADRDTGEQTEKDCCVDLGQQKKVKLICADDLQKKTLQAVPNIEIKKIGEGSEKKKPEPVCMEEELETLSTQPVTDSVAYGEYEFQERDFHPLESVEESQGPHEITLSPRESSNKNVAVQLQVQAHEALDEELMQDGISLSDLELDLEEGQGSDQEQTLSYEDPHCSAAVS
- the LOC104712235 gene encoding putative two-component response regulator-like APRR8 isoform X2, with amino-acid sequence MIRKSGYEVVATTRADDLPLFINNKDKKIDLVLAELRLIEINKYELLDKIRLICEIPVVVLGACVKDDSIVECRRRGAELRLAKPLVEHCLEILCQFTVRRLDDELKKSNKNNEAITKKPELGCPEMQNEFRETDDELNQGKYRKKRADRDTGEQTEKDCCVDLGQQKKVKLICADDLQKKTLQAVPNIEIKKIGEGSEKKKPEPVCMEEELETLSTQPVTDSVAYGEYEFQERDFHPLESVEESQGPHEITLSPRESSNKNVAVQLQVQAHEALDEELMQDGISLSDLELDLEEGQGSDQEQTLSYEDPHCSAAVS
- the LOC104712285 gene encoding uncharacterized protein LOC104712285, producing the protein MELRPRMLKDCLLEDSNSCSSNGFKSMPRRPPLNPFTMIPKRKQSNALQAVINAVKNLRSNAVKSAPSGILPRTLSRRLTSKNKAENQTSITVVRVKDIVRWSSSKDLHEDRSHFELSPPHQYTAKTARTATGSSTTSGTSCSSWCDSDFTSEFLPSSWGSNVEECGEKESVKNNLHCVGEDSCTAVIVADTEVGPEEDLQCEKEHNSPVSVFEIQHEEYDETSDSSFSQCLDNVEKTKQKLMQTIQRFETLANISPFTLNEWASMDEESCMEGGQVTDIKYDDENCDTVDGETEDEDADETEEKAAQLWNRVKERHATWIHEEHLIMDYFRDELMQRTNSFHETQHFEDQLVSEAKGWLQGQRESELERGTCEQRRQACAREVERRGWDEKRMKEEHEEVTTQIEDGIFSLLMDETLTALYQC
- the LOC104746820 gene encoding uncharacterized protein LOC104746820; the protein is MATTMKKIFLFVLLVITTLTVLFGSCSATVYTVGDSAGWIAKEGLYYEWAKEKVFYVGDSLVFKYDPYVNDVTQVWGALELEFCESSSPKAVYNTGHDVVTFTEPGDHYFISSNQAQCVLGQRLDVLVVHDPSRPIPPPPPSKILPSGEIYKVGDSNAWSVPEESDYYNKWSQDKLFHVGDSLLFLYDKEVNDVLEITGDLEFITCDPTSRVAVHKTGHDLVTLTKPGVHYFISSETGHCAAGLKLRVVVGPLPKPVTFTNFPKKMDLSAMHRLTEWLNTFIPQPHH